From Zea mays cultivar B73 chromosome 3, Zm-B73-REFERENCE-NAM-5.0, whole genome shotgun sequence:
TGTTTGTTAATCTTGGTAATTGACGTTATCCGAATGGTTTGATGGCGATGAGGAGTTTGATACCCTTTTTAGTCAAATGAGAGTATGTGCCAGTGGCGGACTTACCGTCCAGGCACCACAGGCGGTGGCCTGGGCTGCCTCGGCTGCGACAATGGACAGAAGCAAGCAAACATCATACCCACAAGCAAGCAAGCAGAGCAGCAAAGGGTCTAGGCACAGGCGTAGAGTATAACAGTGTAATTTCGCCTAGGCTGTCTTCAAATCCTGGGTCCGCCACTGGTATGTGcttgtgatcggcatcacctatatAACTCGGTGATCAAAAGTTTAATAGTTACATTATAGAGAGCTTGTTCATTGTAGTATGACTGTAATAAAAAAACGAACGGCTTGCGGACGGCCGGATGTAATTACATTATAAATGATCGTGGGTGGAGTGGTGAAGAATCGGCCCCTAGACACCACTTGGCTCTAGCGTGAATCGAGGGTGAGCGACAACTTCTTACGAATCGGCCCTATAGACaccactaggtgagtgcccgtgcgttgcaacgggaccactacattgcaacctttAAGTACAAGGATTTTCCACTTGCAACGGGGCCAGAAGCTCCAATGTCTAGGAACAATTCAGAAGAGGCACAAATCAGAAAGTGGATCGAGTCCTTCAGAAGGGCAACAAATTATTGGTTAGGTTGCTTCTTGCTTGTGAAATTGATCGAAAAGCAAAGAAGGGCATTGACTCGAGACAATAGGTAGGCGAGGCAGAGCGTTGAGTGGCCCCGCGAACGTCTGCATTAGAGCTCAGTAGACGTTATCCTCGTGCTACAAAGTGTGCCTATCATGTTCCCGTATATTATATATACGCAGTAGCTAGCCATGTATGATGGATGGAGAGTTGTTCAGACGCCGCGCCCAATCACATCATCGTATCCTGCGTAGCACTTGCGTACGTGCGCATCGGCCGGCCGAGGTCGACGTGAGGTGAACTGTACCGGCCCTAGGCAGCTCTCTAGCTCGCTCGATCGATCGCTCCATCGATGGATCCAGGAATTGGATGTGTGTTTCTCTTTCTCTTTCTCGGACTACTGTGAACTGCTCACCGCGCGTCGTCCTGTCACGATAACAACCAGCTGACTCGAGGGACGCAGAACGGGCGGCGTGCAGGTGCATGCAGCAGCCAGATGCAGTGCCGTGTGAGGTCCTGTCTGTCTATCTGGGGGGATTTCTTCGGTGCAGCGCGCGCGCGTTGTACTCCTCTGCGCGGCTGCTTTCTGCCTGCTCATCGGATCGCCCCAGATTTCAGAATATCATATCATGCGCCACGAATCCGAATCCGGGTGACGGAAGGCGCATGTTGTAACAATTAATTTGCTGACGGGTGACGGCCTGCATGCCTTCATGCGAACACTCACGAAGAAGAGGACCATGATCTCCTCGTCATAAACAAAGGACCATGATCTCAGCTACCACAAAATTAAGCTAGTTGGATGCACGTGCTTGCTACGGAATTTTAAACATATCAGTTCCATTGTCATAAACAAAGTGATGGATGTCCTCGTCGTTAGCCATTTTCTATAGATTCTAGAACAAAAACAAGAAGAGGAGACAAAAGGTAAAATCAGTAACAAAATATTTATCTCAAAAGAAAACAAATAATGCTTGGTATTAACCAGATAACTACATTTTTAGCAAAGGAAACATGACAAAACACTCTCGACGACTATCAACCGAGACACATAGGACATTGGATCACCTCTATTTTCAGATTTAACAACGGATTTAGGTCAATCTTGTCTGTCTTGACACTCATTTAGATCTATAGAACCAATACCATGCTATGTAGGGACCAACCAGTGGCACTCCATTACCCAAGAATTGAATAATAACTAATCTGTCCTTAAATATGCATTTTATCAAACACCTAAACTACGAGAAGTGGTAAGCTAGTAGCTCATAGCAATTGATAAGCACTTCTCACCTACAAAACAATGATAAACACATCCTCAATCTCATTTTCGCCTCTTCCCCATCCCAAATCAGCAAACTTCTCATCATAGATCCTAGTGATTTTCACACTCTTTATGCATATAGACAATTTAAATAATAGACAAGTCAGTTTTTCCAAATGAGCAGCCTATGCACACTTGAACAGTTAAACTACAATCGTTTCAAAAATGTGATATTGTGGGAGATGAGTTTTTTCAACTTTAATGGAAACCTGCACGAGTATACAAAGGATGATACTAACCATCTAGATATGAAACATGTCACTATACCCCATATTTTGAAATAAACTAATGGTATTTTACATGGTTCCCTAAAACCCCTAAATATCATTTTTTGTATAATCACGAGAAGCATCCACCAAAAAAGGCAGGGGCGACATAATCTAGATCTTGAAGAATgctcttcttctttttctagTAGCCTGGCTCTTCTCAATTTTAGGATAGCACCTGCTCACCTCTTGGTGGCTTGGGGTCGAGGAGCGCGAACTCAGCGAGCTTGTCGTCGGGCATGACCTTTTTGGTACTCTGTAATCATACACGAATATTTAACACACCCTAGGAATTTGGAAAAAAAATGATACTAACGAGAAAGTCTTTACCTTTAGCTCTTTGTATTTGAAACTACCGGTATTTTGCAGATGGTCCAAAAGCCTGTCCAGTGTGACAATTAAGATATTGATCCCTTCTGTGAGATGGTTGGTGTCGCTTCTCATGTTAGTGCCACCAATTACATATCCAAGAGTCTGCGAGTGATACTCATGATTGGACAAGCACTCCACGGCTGTGGATTCTTGATCTTCAGTAGAAAAAGTTTACCTGATCATATTTTGAACTACATGGTTATCTACCAATTGATGCTCATGATTGGACATACCAGCCACAGTAGTGGGAGTTTTAAGACCATCCACCAAGGAAGATTGTTGTTCCTCCATATTTGCATCTTGTATGTTTTCTGCAGGGTTGAGAGTCAGAGTTAGACATATTGGTATTAGCATTTGTACCTCACTAAAATATCATAAAAGGATCACCTGTTTCAGTTTCAGTCATAGCCTCGAACACAATTAATAGTTCACTGTAATTCACTAAGCATGTACTCAATTTTCAGGGTTAGATTTTTAATAGTTCACTGTAATTCACTATTCCAATCACTGTTAGATGTTTCACTAACGATTGAGTACACTAAGCATGTAACAGTGAACTATAATTAATAGTTAGTGAATTAATTTGTCAGCGAGCCTTTGAGTACATGTTTAATAGTTCACTGTAATATCATAAAAGTATAATTCACTAATCACGGCGCGAAACAAGGCATCAAACACTATCAGTTTATAATTCACTAACGATTGAAATAGTTCACTGTTACGCAAAACATCTAATATAATTAATTGAAATATCAAGTGGTGTGATCAAAGCTAAAACTTAGCAAAGAAAGAGGTTAAAACCAAATAGTGAACTGAGACACCATAAGCTTCATGTTTGATTTGTGATTAATGATTAATATGGTTCATACAGGAGGGGTGAAGAATTAGATAAAAATGAATGGATAAAATAAGTAAAAGGAGTTCCATTTGTGGGCTTACAATCCCGTCGAACAGTTCGCCCCCATTGACAAGCTGAAGCACCATGTAAATCTTGGTCTTGCTAGCAGCGATCTGAATCATGAAGTAGTAAAAACATGATCAGTTACAATACATATCATAGATGACAGGTTGAGCTCAAAAGGATAATGCAATTTTGGATCTGCAATAGTTGCATCCCAGACCTATAATTGGAAAGAAAATGAGATGAAGATAGATGGTAACTTTAAAGCTGCACATGATATTCACTCATTCAGAACAAAACATAGCAAGTTTGTGATGCCTTTAGAAAAAATCTTGTTAATATCGGATTAGTAATCGCAACATCAATTTATATATGTTCCTGATCACAGATACAGAGATCAACGCCTCTTGCAGGGCGCTAGCTACAACAGTTGCTATGAAATCTCTTCGTTCAAAAGCTTCCTGAAACTTGGTAGAAATTGTATTAGAAACTCTGGTAAAGTCAGCATCACTAAATGAAGACTGGGAGCCAATAAAGTAAAACTACAATTGCTTACCTTGCTTATTTTTGTGAGTTTATCAGAAAGTACATCCAAAGGAATGCTGCCATCAGTCCATTTAGGACAgtgaaaatgtgatttttggagttGTGGTCTTTGCCTTTATTGAGGTAGGGGGTTCATATTCTTTCGAGGCTGGATGGACCTCTCGTCAATAGACGAATCACTGTTATTGGATTGTTCCATTGTAGCATCGCTTAGCCGCCTCAACATTGCTTCCTGATGATATAGACAAAGAAGAAATGTTTACTGCACATGAACAAACACATTATGCTATACACTACAAGGACACAACTCTCTGTTGTACATAGGCAAAATGGTTACACAACCATGCTACTGAAATGGGTGACATCAATCTTACTGTTAATTTGAACTGTGCCAGTAAAAGTCAGCTTTCATACTGCAGGAGCAAAATGCAGTGTGCAATATCCCTACTTTCACTGCACGGAATCAAATGTTAGTTGCTGCAATGCAAGGAGCACTGGTCCCTCAAAAGGTTTTTAGGTTCCTTAAAAGCATATATTTCTGCACGGTAGCCATGTTCCTTTTATGTTGTCTTTCATCAAATTCTACCTGACATGGGGTTCTTCTTTCAAATGTTTAGATTCCTTCACGGATCAATGATAATAAAAGTGAGGGTCCTATTAGCCATCCTTCTGATGTACAAACTCAACCAAATTCAGCTGGTAATGGTGTTGGTGTGAAACCACGAGTAAGGGCTCGTCGTGGACAAGCAACTGATCCTCATAGTATTGTTGAACGAGTGAGGTTTTTATTTATGAGATCAGTCCACTTAAGGGCAAACTGAAGAGTTGCATAATGTCGACGCCTCCTATGTCGACGCAAAGGATGCAATTCAAAATGGATCACCTAGCAAGCTACCCAGTTAGACTCACGACAAGCAAACATACTAAACAAACCTTGCTACTAAAGATATGCCAACTACACCTATTTAGGATATTTTTTATTATGAGAAATGATGTTTTCTTTCTTAAATGTTCATCATGTCTGTAGCGTGGAGTTACAATTTCTTAAAATAAATGCAATATCTGCTGCATTTGGAAATGCACACCATTGCACAGGCAATTCCTCTGTCCGTCCTCCCTCCTCCATCTGGAAGGCATAAAAACCCAACACATCGCTAAGGGAACACCACAAAGACACGATAAATCAAATCCCTAGATCTTCTCTAGGCCATGTATGATTTGAATCTGCAAGAAGAGGAGGAAGCGGGTGTGAGATTTTGGAGGGGAGGAGGGGGATTACCTTGTGCTAGTCGAAGACAGCAACACTGCTCTCGACGGGGACCGCGGAGGCAGAGGAGAGGACGATGACGATCTCCTTCTCGGCGAGGCGGTGGTTCGTGCGTTGAGCAGATCCACGCAAGGCAAGTGAAAAGCAGAGCGCAAAAGCAACGGTGAGGAGGCAAGCTGGACGGAGCGATTCGGCTCCGGATTCATAAAGCGCAGGCGCTTCTGCCTCAGATTCGCCGCCCCACCTCGCCTGCTCTCGCCTCGGCGCAGGCGCGTACTCCAGAGTGCGGGCAGCGCGGGCCACCTCTCCGGCGTCCTCGGCGCAGCCGTAGCGCTCGGCGACATCATGAACGCAGTGCCCCAGTCGGGCGTCGCCCGTGAACCTCGGGCTCCGCTCGGGCGTCTGCGGGAACGCGGCGGCGCCAGCGCCCCAGTACGCTCGGGCGTGGCGGCGCAGAGCTGCATGATCCTGGCAGCGGAATGGGAGGTGGGTGGGGGTAGCGTGCGCATTGGGGGTGGGAGCGCGACGGTCACGGACCTGCGTAGGGGCAGGGAGCGCGACAGTCACGGAGGCGGGGGCATGGTGTGTGTGGACGCCCTCCCTCGGTCCTTATAGAGTAGTAATAGATTTGGACGGCAACAGGTGAGGCCGGCCGGGAGACCACGTACGGTGTCGGCGCCATCTGAACCGGCCGGCCAATGGATACCCGAGCGGCGCATGTGCAGCTCCGTCCCAATAACCGGCGCATGTACTGGTTGGTTGGTACAAGTAGTatatgtactccctccgtttctttttatttgtcgctggatagtgtaaaattgcactatccggcgacaaataaaaagaaacggagggagtatatcctTTGCCGTGAACAAGCGTGTAGTATGCATACTGGGTTGCTTGCATCGAATAAATTATACGAGGGCCGCAAAAGGAGGGGACTTTTTTAAAGTTTGGTTGTGCCGGTTCAGGGGAGTCTGTCTGGCAGAGTGGCAGCTATGCCTGTTTGCAATTTGGCAGCACATTCCTTTGCAGCATTTAGAAATGGGCCAACGGGCCCAACTTCCACAAAAAACCATGTGGTTGGCACTTTTGGTCTGCAAGGTGTACATTCGGGTCGCCCGGCCCGGTCCAAGCCCGAAAATACCCGTATTATTTGAATTTCGGGTCGGTCCGGCTCATTTGAATTTCGGatcgtgtcgggccggcccatgggcctagccctcggcccacgacccggcccgtaattgcttaaacgtgccgggcttaTTTCGGGCGGCCcaaaattataaaagcccgaaattaaaattttggcccgaaattcacattagggcccaAAATTCAGTTTTTTGCCcaaaattcacattagagccctaaattaaaaaaaaataaaacaaataatataagacaaataaatttgaacaaaatcaaacttcatatttgtattaaagttaccacagctatgcaatgactacctcgtttataaatcattttgttagaaggaaaatAGTATAATCAGCTatatacaaagttcgtaagttcagtttattgtctaatgttcataacaaaagtaaaattacatcacacactctaattcaaagctacaaaaaacatctaactagcattatctctagctttgtgttctttatcaagtatatgaaagtgtgaaatgaagtgtggttttaataaatatatggaccTTTTCGTGTCTCTAAATGGGTCATTTCGTGTCTGCCTTAAAAGGGCCGTGCTCGTGTCCGCtcatgggccgtgacctcggcccaaacccggcccgatataacgGGCCGTGTCAGGCCGACACTAAATTATTTCGGGCCGTaccgtgcctgggccgtgcttttttccGTGCTTCGGACCGGCCCATCAaacccggcccaaatgtacatcTATAGCGCTAATGCTCGTTACCGGGCTCAGAGTGGCTTTTACCCAAAACGGCCATTTCGACGTtttaagaaaaggaaaaactgACCCTTAGGTTAACTTAAAAAAAAGTTGGTACAAGATAATTAATACCTTATGATTATTTTTATAGTTTAATGGAGATCAAAATTTAATATGTCATACCATAAATACAAAATAATAAATCACAAAAGCAATATTTTACTTGTACTATTCGGTGGTACAAGAGTGTTACAAAATCATCTTAAATTTTAGACACCTAAAATATAATATACTGAAATAAACAACATACATATATAAGATACATGCCCATTGCCCATCCATGCCGAGACCTTTCAGTCTCATGCATGCACGCAGATGCACCGAGATGCAGCGCTCCAAGCAACCAAACGCTAGAGATGGATCGAAGAAGGCCGGTGTCGGTGTGGTCCTCTCATCTAGCTCGTCAGTTGAAGTCCTTGGTTATGGCGGGGATGCAGCTGGAGCTCCTGgcgagcgcggcggcggcggcggggcgggCGCCGCGGTCCCGGACCCGGGGGCTGTCGCACCTGGCGCCCCGCTTCCTGAGGATCTGCCGCATGGCCTCCGTCTGCAGGAGCACGGGGTTGGCGCGCCCCACGCGGTTGAACCGCCCGCACACGGCCATGTGCGCCGCGAGCGCGGCCTCCGTCGTCGCGCGGCCGCCCTCGGCCTCGGCGCTGACGGCCGCCGCGCACAGCCCGCACACCCAGCGCCCGCAGTAGCGGTCGCGGACGCGGCGCACGTACTGGGGCGTGCACTCCTCCTGCATGCCGCAGCACTCGCACCGcgccagctcctcctcctcctcctccgccgtctgctgctgctgctgctgctccgcGATCGCCGGCAGCTGCTGCAGCTTggcggcgtcggcgtcggcgggCGTGGCGGCCTGCTTCTTGCTGTCCCTGGCCAGCTCCAGGGCCAGGTCGGACATGGCGCGCTGCAGCCCCTCAATCGAGATCCTCCTCGGCTTCGCCGACTGCTTCTTCGGTGCCGGCGCCTGTGCGGCCGCTGCGTCTCCAGTAGGCGCCATGAAGAATCGAATTAACCAAAGAGTTGGTGAACGGACTCTCTGCTGTATCGATCTGTTGTTGTATCGCTACAGGGAAAGAACAGCTAGCTAATGGGAACTCTAGTTTGGTGCTAAAACTACGAGCTGATTGAGTGAAAGATGATGACAACAATTCTATGTTGTTGTTTTTTTGGTATCTAGCAATTCATCAACTCGATCCTTGCTTGAATGTGTGGAGTGTGTGGTAACGCACAGGAGGTACTTTATATACACAGTGGTGTGGTGCCCCTGGGCCGGGTGTATGCAGTTCGGAAAAGTGTAGTGTAGATTAATTAGTGGTGCAGATGCGTCGTTAGCTCGTGACATGATGCGTCCATGGAGATGGAGGGGAGCTGGAAAAGCAAGGGGAGGGGAGGGCCCGAAAGCCCCAGATCACTCCAGATCTGCGGCTGGGATCAAATTAAACCGTCGGCTGGCTTGGCTGGTTCCGGCCGGGCCGGATCGGACGTGTTTCGCTGTGTCCACGCCAGCGTGCCTTGCATGCTCGTGAGCGAGACAGTGCCTTCCATCTCCATGCATGGGGATTGGGGAGCAACAGTATTACTGCTGATCTGATCGATCAGTTGCTGTGTGTGGGTGGGGTGGTCTTAATCTGTACGTTGAAGTAATTTAGTATGGACATATTGAAGTGAGATGGTTACATATTGTTTCCCCCCTTAGGCCATGCATGTTCGTTTGCATTGAGAAATAGAGGGGATTTTGATCCCCTCCTATTGAATTTTGAATAGCAAAGGATTTATTCCCCTCAATTCCTCTCATTCCACCTCTAACCGAACAGGCCTTTAAGGTTTATTCTATTGCGTTTGTATCGATAGGGGACCGAAGGAATTAAATCATTctaaaaaataaatagaaatagattTAATCCCGCTCAATCCCATTTGATTTATATTAGGCTTTGTTCGATAGCGTCTAGATCTAGATCGAATGTGATTAAATCTCTTTCTAATCAAAATTAAATAGAAGGAGATTGAATCCCTCTCGTAACTAGTTTGAGAGAAAAGAGATCTAAACTTAATATCTTATTCAAATGTTTACTTAATACTGTGAAATGAGAGGGACCCCGAGAGGATCTGACTTTCCAAACTAACTTCAATCCCTTAAGAGAGGGCATGTTCGGTTGCGAAGGGATCGAAGGAGATTGAAGAAAAAAAATCTCTTCCTAATTAAAATTGAATATAGATAGATCTAATATCTCTCAATCCCTGTGTAACCGAGCCTAAGTTGGAGAATGTGCGTATGTAGTGATATTACCACGTTGGAGATTTCTTTTGCAAAGGTATTAACTGACCGTACGTGTTTAGTTAGCTGAAAATCCAACCGGTGAGCGAGCACCGAACTAACTAAGCGCATGCGATTTATTACATTTAGATACATAAATATAAAATCGATTCAATAATTAAATCTTTTGCTTAAAATATAATAAAAAACAAAATGAAATAACATTTCGTATAACATTTTGTATTGCGTGCCTACATGTGGTCGGCGTGCTTGTATCCTGCATGCGCGGAGATGCTCGCGTCGTCTCGACGGAGCCTAGACGGGTGACCAATTTTGCATCGGCTGATCCTCCATAGCTACACACATGAACCAAACATGAGATGCTTGAGGACTCCACGGTGCACTGCACCGATAGACCAAACAGTCAGTAAAACACTCTGTGGGAGGAAAAGATGAACCAAGTATTAGATATATAT
This genomic window contains:
- the LOC100278899 gene encoding uncharacterized protein LOC100278899, with protein sequence MAPTGDAAAAQAPAPKKQSAKPRRISIEGLQRAMSDLALELARDSKKQAATPADADAAKLQQLPAIAEQQQQQQTAEEEEEELARCECCGMQEECTPQYVRRVRDRYCGRWVCGLCAAAVSAEAEGGRATTEAALAAHMAVCGRFNRVGRANPVLLQTEAMRQILRKRGARCDSPRVRDRGARPAAAAALARSSSCIPAITKDFN
- the LOC103649608 gene encoding ATP-dependent RNA helicase has1-like — its product is MTETETENIQDANMEEQQSSLVDGLKTPTTVADQESTAVECLSNHEYHSQTLGYVIGGTNMRSDTNHLTEGINILIVTLDRLLDHLQNTGSFKYKELKSTKKVMPDDKLAEFALLDPKPPRGEQVLS